The proteins below come from a single Zea mays cultivar B73 chromosome 8, Zm-B73-REFERENCE-NAM-5.0, whole genome shotgun sequence genomic window:
- the LOC100272802 gene encoding putative leucine-rich repeat receptor-like protein kinase family protein precursor, with translation MGWWWWCLPVAALLAAILPSSDATLSPAGINYEVVALMAIKTELEDPYNVLDNWDINSVDPCSWRMVTCSSDGYVSALGLPSQTLSGKLSPGIGNLTRLQSVLLQNNGISGPIPGTIGRLGMLKTLDMSDNQLTGTIPSSLGKLKNLNYLKLNNNSLSGVLPDSLASIDGFALVDLSFNNLSGPLPKISARTFIIAGNPMICGNNSGDKCSSVSLDPLSYPPDDLKTQPQQGIGKSHHIATICGVTVGSVAFIAFVVGILLWWRHRRNQQIFFDVNDQYDPEVCLGHLKQYAFKELRAATNNFNSKNILGEGGYGIVYKGYLRDGSVVAVKRLKDYNAVGGEIQFQTEVEVISLAVHRNLLRLIGFCTTESERLLVYPYMPNGSVASQLREHINAKPALDWSRRKRVALGTARGLLYLHEQCDPKIIHRDVKASNVLLDEYFEAIVGDFGLAKLLDHRESHVTTAVRGTVGHIAPEYLSTGQSSEKTDVFGFGVLLVELVTGQKALDFGRVANQKGGVLDWVKKLHQEKQLGVMVDKDLGSSYDGVELEEMVQLALLCTQYHPSHRPRMSEVIRMLEGEPGLAERWEASQSNVDTPKSVSSELLPPKYVDFAAADESSLGLEAMELSGPR, from the exons atggggtggtggtggtggtgcctgCCGGTCGCTGCTCTGCTCGCCGCGATCCTGCCGTCGTCCGACGCCACGCTCTCCCCTGCCGGCATCAACTACGAAG TGGTGGCCCTGATGGCCATCAAGACGGAGCTGGAGGACCCCTACAACGTGCTCGACAACTGGGACATTAACTCCGTCGACCCCTGCAGCTGGAGGATGGTCACCTGCTCCTCCGACGGCTACGTCTCCGCCTT AGGGCTGCCTAGCCAGACCTTGTCCGGGAAGCTATCACCCGGCATCGGCAACCTCACCAGGCTGCAATCTGT GCTGTTGCAGAACAATGGGATTTCCGGCCCTATTCCCGGTACGATAGGAAGGCTGGGGATGCTGAAGACTCTTGACATGTCAGATAACCAGCTCACGGGGACTATCCCAAGTTCGCTTGGAAAGCTCAAGAACCTCAATTATTT GAAGTTGAACAATAATAGCTTGTCTGGAGTTCTGCCTGATTCACTTGCCAGCATTGATGGTTTTGCTCTCGT AGATCTTTCGTTTAACAATCTCAGCGGTCCATTACCCAAGATTTCTGCAAGAACCTTTAT CATAGCTGGAAATCCAATGATTTGTGGTAATAATTCTGGAGATAAGTGCTCTTCTGTGTCACTTGACCCACTCTCTTACCCACCAGATGATCTGAAAA ctcagccacaacaaGGCATTGGAAAGAGCCATCATATTGCTACAATATGTGGAGTAACTGTTGGTTCAGTAGCTTTTATCGCCTTTGTAGTCGGTATACTTCTTTGGTGGCGTCATAGGCGAAATCAGCAGATCTTTTTTGATGTTAATG ATCAATATGATCCAGAAGTTTGTTTGGGCCATCTGAAGCAGTATGCTTTCAAGGAGCTCCGTGCAGCTACTAATAATTTTAACTCAAAGAACATCTTAGGTGAAGGTGGATATGGCATAGTATACAAGGGTTATTTACGTGATGGCTCCGTTGTTGCTGTCAAAAGGCTCAAGGATTATAATGCCGTCGGTGGGGAAATTCAATTCCAAACTGAAGTTGAAGTCATAAGCTTGGCTGTTCATCGGAATCTCCTACGTCTTATTGGATTCTGCACTACAGAGAGTGAGAGGTTACTTGTTTATCCATACATGCCAAATGGAAGTGTTGCTTCTCAATTGCGGG AACATATCAATGCCAAGCCGGCTCTAGACTGGTCAAGGAGGAAGAGGGTAGCGCTAGGCACAGCGAGGGGTCTGCTCTACCTTCACGAGCAATGCGACCCGAAGATAATCCACCGAGACGTGAAGGCCTCCAACGTACTCCTCGACGAGTACTTCGAAGCGATCGTGGGAGACTTCGGACTGGCGAAGCTCCTGGACCACAGGGAGTCCCATGTCACGACCGCGGTGCGCGGGACCGTCGGGCATATAGCGCCGGAGTACCTGTCGACCGGGCAGTCGTCGGAGAAGACCGACGTGTTTGGGTTCGGGGTTCTGCTAGTCGAGCTGGTCACCGGACAGAAGGCGCTGGATTTCGGAAGAGTCGCGAACCAGAAGGGCGGAGTGCTGGACTGG GTCAAGAAGCTCCATCAAGAGAAGCAGCTAGGCGTGATGGTGGACAAGGACCTGGGCAGCAGCTACGACGGGGTCGAGCTGGAGGAAATGGTCCAGCTGGCTCTGCTATGCACGCAGTACCACCCGTCCCACCGGCCCAGAATGTCCGAGGTGATCAGGATGCTGGAAGGCGAGCCCGGGCTCGCGGAGAGATGGGAAGCGTCGCAGAGCAACGTGGACACGCCGAAGTCCGTCTCGTCGGAGCTCCTGCCTCCCAAGTACGTGGATTTCGCCGCCGCGGACGAGTCCTCGCTTGGCCTGGAAGCCATGGAGCTGTCCGGGCCAAGGTGA